In Macrobrachium rosenbergii isolate ZJJX-2024 chromosome 49, ASM4041242v1, whole genome shotgun sequence, the following are encoded in one genomic region:
- the LOC136832424 gene encoding uncharacterized protein — translation MMSAIAEPPGSESASNYSNSQAKRVAVSAALSSSTGSVWALGIDRDGTGISNHMIIHNNTDHSIGLHEYYLHWGQAKIVPKGILPSRSEDDALFHAAGGWATTGSNGIVTYQLDEDTYLHILWDCPYNFNHYCNFIGLYLCDKEKKKPSGTLSTGWNNTSKIRK, via the coding sequence ATGATGTCAGCCATTGCAGAACCGCCAGGCAGTGAGAGCGcttccaactactccaactcacAGGCAAAGCGAGTCGCCGTTTCTGCGGCTCTGTCGTCATCCACAGGAAGTGTTTGGGCTTTGGGAATCGACCGCGACGGAACAGGAATCAGTAACCATATGATCATCCACAATAACACTGACCATAGCATTGGCCTTCATGAATATTACCTCCACTGGGGTCAGGCTAAAATAGTGCCCAAGGGCATTCTTCCGAGCCGTAGTGAAGATGACGCACTTTTCCACGCAGCTGGAGGCTGGGCAACTACTGGGAGCAACGGCATCGTCACCTACCAGTTGGACGAGGACACCTACCTCCACATTCTCTGGGACTGCCCATACAATTTTAACCACTACTGCAACTTCATAGGCCTCTACCTCTGCgacaaggagaaaaagaaaccTTCTGGGACTCTTTCAACAGGATGGAACAATACATCAAAGATCCGGAAATGA